In Nocardia sp. NBC_00403, the DNA window CTCGATATTGCTGCCGACACCGAGGTACTCGACGCCGGCACCGGAATAGGAGGCACCGCGCGGTATCTCGCCGACCGCCTGCGGTGCAAGGTCACTGCGGTCGATCTGGCCGAGGAATACTGCTCGACGGCCGAATGGCTGAATCGACTTGTTCGGCTGGATGACTTGATTACCGTCCAGCGGGCCGATGTTACGGCCCTTCCCTTCGCTGACAATGCATTCCAGGTTGTGTTCAGTCAACACGTCCAGATGAACGTCGCTGACAAAGTGCGGCTCTACCGCGAAGCCCGCCGGGTGCTGGCGAATGATGGCCGGCTAGCCATTTGGGATATCGCCGCCGGCGCGTCCGGCCACCCCACCTACCCGCTGCCCTGGGCAGTCGATCCAGCACGAAGCCACTTGGCCACCTCCGACCGGCTGCGCGCGGTGATCGAGTCCTCCGGTTTCACCATCGAAGCCTGGAATGATCTCACCGAGACGGCGGCGGCAACGATGCAATTGATACTGACGTTGCCTCCCAACCCGCTCGGGCTACACACCTTCGTGGACGGTTTTGCCGAGAAGGTCGAGCATCTCACCGAGGCCCTGGCCGACGGACGGATCCGAGCCATCCAGGCCGTCGCGCGGGCGACCGGCCGTTAGTACTGCAGGTGGCACATCGAATGCTGCTCGCCGCGCGTAATAAGCCTGCGGAGTTGGCGTCCTGCCGCCAGATCGACACATCCGGGTCGCTCGACGTGTCGTGCCGATGTCATCGTCTGGTGCACTGGCTTCACCCCCAGTGAGTACCTGGCGCCACCGAAGATGGTCACCGTATCCGGCACCAGCACAGTGGAATTCGACCGAGTCCTCGATATCAACCTGCGTAGTGCGTGGAACACCGTGCAGGCAGGGTTGCCGCACCTGCGGACGAGCGGGGGCAGATCGTGGTCATCGCGTCGGTGTTTTCATTCCTGAACGGGATGTTCTGCGCACCGTACGCGGTGAGCAAGGCGAGCGTGGAGGCGCTCGGCCGGACCTTGCATGTCGAACTCGCCGGTGACGGAATCGCGGTTACCACAGCGCATTTCGGGTCCGTCGACACCGATCTGATACACGGCAGCCTGGACGGTGACCCGCTGACCGAGCGGCTGGAGGCGCTGTTGCCCGGTGCTCTGACCAAGCGGATCACCGCCGATCGAGCCGCGACGGAGCTGTTGCGCGGTGCTGAACGTCGTAAGGCGTGGATTGTTGCCCCCACGCCATGGTCGCCGCTCGATTGGTTGCGCGGAATGTCCAGGCCGCTCGGCGACACCGCCTTGGTCAAGTGGCCGACGCTGCGGAATCTGGTCGCCGAGGCGCGTCGAAGGGAAGGTGAAGGGCGGCCGTGAGCCCATGAACCTGCCCGATCGCCTCGTCGTGTGAACGGTGCCGGGGCCGATCGGATGGAGTTGGATTCCGTCGCCGACCGGCGCTCAACAGGCTGCGGGGAGAAGTCTTCGGCGTAGGAGGCGGTCCATGCGTGCATGCTTGATGCGCGGATAGTTGACGCGAGGAACAATGTGGGGTAAATATTTGTGCCAGCAATAGTCCTCACGTCAACTAAATGGAGATCAGATGTACGCGATCACTCAAGACCGGTTCGGTGGGCCCGAGGTGCTGTATCGGACCGAGGTCGAGCGGCCGCAGCCCGGTTCCGGCGAGGTGCTGGTTCGGGTGCGGGCGGCGGGGGTGAACCCGGTGGACTCGGCGGTTCGGGCCGGGCATTTCCCGCTGTTTCCCGCGCCGCCGTTCGCGCTGGGCTGGGATGTTGCGGGTGTTGTGGAGGCGGTGGGTCCGGGGGTGACGCAGTTCGAGGTTGGTGCGGAGGTTTTCGGGATGCCGCTGTTCCCGAAGGCGGCGGGTGCGTACGCGGAGTATCTGGTGGCGCCCGCCGCTGAGCTGGCGCTCAAGCCTGCGGCCCTGTCGATGTCGGAGGCGGGCGCGTTGCCGCTGGCCGGGCTGACTGCGTGGCAGGGCTTGGTCGGGCTTGCCGGGATCGAGGCCGGGCAGCGCGTGTTGATCCATGCCGCGGCCGGCGGGGTCGGGCATCTGGCGGTGCAGGTTGCCAAGGCTCGCGGCGCGCACGTTGTCGGCACCGCGCGGGCCGAGAATCACGCCTTCCTGGCCGGGTTGGGTGCCGACGAGCTGATCGATTACACCGCAACCGATTTCGCCGCCGCGATCGATCCGGTGGATGTGGTATTCGACCTGGTCGGCGGCGAGTACGCACCGCGCTCCCTCGGTGTGTTGAAGCCGGGGGGTGTGCTGGTCACCACGGTCGGTCACAATCCTGGGTTGACCCCGACCGAAGCCGAGCAGCACGGTGTCCGCTTAGAGACCGTGTTCGTCCATCCGTCGGCGGCGGATCTGACCGACCTCGCCGGTCTCGCCGAAACCGGTGCGCTGCGCGTCCACATCGAGCGGGAGTTCGACCTCGCCGACGCCGCCGAGGCGCACGCGTCGACCGGAAGTGCGAAGGGCAAAACCGTTCTTGTCCCGTGAGGGTCAGCCGTTCATGTCGACGTCGTCGAAGAGGTTGAGCATGTGGTCGAGAACCTCGAGAC includes these proteins:
- a CDS encoding NADP-dependent oxidoreductase, with translation MYAITQDRFGGPEVLYRTEVERPQPGSGEVLVRVRAAGVNPVDSAVRAGHFPLFPAPPFALGWDVAGVVEAVGPGVTQFEVGAEVFGMPLFPKAAGAYAEYLVAPAAELALKPAALSMSEAGALPLAGLTAWQGLVGLAGIEAGQRVLIHAAAGGVGHLAVQVAKARGAHVVGTARAENHAFLAGLGADELIDYTATDFAAAIDPVDVVFDLVGGEYAPRSLGVLKPGGVLVTTVGHNPGLTPTEAEQHGVRLETVFVHPSAADLTDLAGLAETGALRVHIEREFDLADAAEAHASTGSAKGKTVLVP
- a CDS encoding SDR family NAD(P)-dependent oxidoreductase, encoding MEHRAGRVAAPADERGQIVVIASVFSFLNGMFCAPYAVSKASVEALGRTLHVELAGDGIAVTTAHFGSVDTDLIHGSLDGDPLTERLEALLPGALTKRITADRAATELLRGAERRKAWIVAPTPWSPLDWLRGMSRPLGDTALVKWPTLRNLVAEARRREGEGRP
- a CDS encoding class I SAM-dependent methyltransferase, with the protein product MTASPYETGVARASIERALIAAGKDLEHLVPADLGMLEDFHTIGRIATSQLVDLLDIAADTEVLDAGTGIGGTARYLADRLRCKVTAVDLAEEYCSTAEWLNRLVRLDDLITVQRADVTALPFADNAFQVVFSQHVQMNVADKVRLYREARRVLANDGRLAIWDIAAGASGHPTYPLPWAVDPARSHLATSDRLRAVIESSGFTIEAWNDLTETAAATMQLILTLPPNPLGLHTFVDGFAEKVEHLTEALADGRIRAIQAVARATGR